In a single window of the Flavobacterium ammoniigenes genome:
- a CDS encoding glycoside hydrolase family 30 protein → MILYSLLSLSISLFSCSSSTDTVLPEVSPKVPSVQVNEVDYWLTNGAKNTFLQKQTGILTFGSTYNVYPSIEVDATQTYQTIDGFGFTLTGGSAQSINLLNTQKRKDLLQELFGKNDNSISISYLRISIGASDLNAAPFSYNDLAAGQTDVSLSQFSLNPDKNDLIPMLKEILAINPQMKIIATPWSPPTWMKDNNSFIGGSLKPEFYRVYANYFVKYIQKMKEEGIAITAITPQNEPLHPGNNPSMYMTALQQADFIKNYLGPAFANANLTTKIIIYDHNCNKPEYPLAILNDVGANPYVDGSAFHLYEGDISAMSTVHNAYPNKNLYFTEQYTGTSGTFDGDLKWHLKNVIIGSMRNWSKVAMEWNLANDANFRPFTPGGCSTCKGGLTINGSDSFERNVGYYIIAHASKFVPAGSVRIASNQTPNLNTVAFKTPTGKTVLIIENDGSANELFNIKSNGKWVTTAIDAGAVATFIW, encoded by the coding sequence ATGATCCTATATTCTTTACTAAGTTTATCCATCAGCTTGTTTAGTTGTTCCTCATCTACTGATACAGTATTGCCTGAGGTATCTCCTAAAGTCCCTTCGGTACAAGTAAATGAAGTTGATTATTGGTTAACGAATGGAGCCAAAAATACTTTTCTACAAAAGCAAACTGGAATTTTGACATTTGGATCTACTTACAATGTATATCCAAGTATTGAAGTAGATGCCACACAAACCTATCAAACTATTGATGGCTTTGGTTTTACTTTGACAGGTGGAAGTGCGCAGAGTATTAACCTATTGAATACGCAAAAACGAAAAGATTTATTGCAAGAATTATTCGGAAAAAATGACAATTCGATTTCAATTAGCTATCTCCGAATTAGCATTGGAGCTTCTGATTTGAATGCGGCTCCATTTTCTTACAATGATTTAGCTGCAGGTCAAACAGATGTAAGCTTATCACAATTCAGTTTGAACCCCGATAAAAATGACCTGATTCCAATGTTAAAAGAAATTTTGGCAATCAATCCGCAAATGAAAATTATAGCTACACCTTGGTCACCACCTACCTGGATGAAAGATAATAATAGCTTTATTGGAGGAAGTCTAAAGCCAGAATTTTACCGAGTTTATGCAAATTATTTTGTAAAATATATTCAAAAAATGAAAGAGGAAGGCATTGCAATAACCGCAATTACTCCTCAAAATGAACCCTTACATCCAGGAAATAATCCGAGTATGTATATGACCGCTTTGCAACAAGCAGATTTTATTAAAAATTATTTAGGACCTGCTTTTGCCAATGCTAATTTGACTACCAAAATTATAATTTACGATCATAATTGCAATAAACCAGAATATCCCTTGGCAATATTAAATGATGTTGGCGCTAATCCCTATGTGGATGGTTCTGCATTTCATTTGTATGAAGGTGATATAAGTGCTATGTCTACCGTTCATAATGCTTACCCAAATAAGAACCTTTATTTTACCGAACAATATACGGGTACTTCAGGCACTTTTGATGGTGACCTAAAGTGGCATTTGAAAAATGTAATTATTGGTTCTATGCGCAACTGGAGCAAAGTGGCAATGGAATGGAATTTAGCTAACGATGCTAATTTTAGACCTTTTACCCCAGGCGGATGTTCTACTTGTAAAGGGGGTTTAACTATAAATGGTTCTGATAGTTTTGAGCGAAATGTTGGGTATTATATTATTGCTCATGCTTCTAAATTTGTTCCTGCGGGTTCGGTTCGTATTGCTTCAAATCAAACGCCCAATTTAAATACAGTGGCTTTTAAAACACCAACGGGAAAAACAGTTCTTATCATTGAAAATGATGGGTCTGCTAATGAATTATTTAACATAAAGTCAAATGGAAAATGGGTTACAACCGCTATTGATGCAGGTGCTGTTGCTACTTTTATTTGGTAA